One Equus quagga isolate Etosha38 chromosome 5, UCLA_HA_Equagga_1.0, whole genome shotgun sequence genomic window carries:
- the CNR2 gene encoding cannabinoid receptor 2 codes for MERCWVTEAANGSTDGLDFNPMKDYMILSSSQKIAIAVLCTPLGLLSALENLAVLYLILASRRLHRKPSYLFIGSLAGADFLASVVFACNFVNFHVFHGVDSKAVFLLKIGSVTMTFTASVGSLLLTAIDRYLCLRYPPTYKALLTRGRALVTLGIMWVLSALVSYLPLMGWTCCPSPCSELFPLIPNDYLLGWLLFIAILFSGIIYTYGHVLWKAHQHVARLAEHQDQDRQVPRIARMRLDVRLAKTLGVVLTVLVICWFPALALMVYSLTTTLNDQVKKIFAFCSVLCLVNSMVNPIIYALRSGEIRSSAHHRLARWKKRLRGLGLEGKEEAPKSSVTETEVDVKITQWPDSRGLSCSDRG; via the coding sequence ATGGAGAGATGCTGGGTGACGGAGGCAGCCAATGGCTCCACGGATGGCTTGGATTTCAACCCCATGAAGGATTACATGATCCTGAGCAGTTCCCAAAAGATAGCTATTGCAGTGCTGTGCACCCCTCTGGGCCTGCTAAGCGCCCTGGAGAACCTGGCTGTGCTCTATCTCATCCTGGCCTCCCGCCGACTCCACAGGAAGCCCTCATACCTGTTCATTGGCAGCTTGGCTGGGGCTGACTTCCTGGCCAGTGTGGTCTTTGCCTGCAACTTTGTAAATTTCCATGTCTTCCATGGCGTGGACTCCAAGGCGGTCTTCCTGCTGAAGATCGGCAGCGTGACCATGACCTTCACAGCCTCTGTAGGCAGCCTGCTGCTGACTGCCATTGACCGCTACCTCTGTCTGCGCTACCCACCTACGTACAAAGCCCTACTTACCCGTGGGAGGGCCCTGGTGACCCTGGGCATCATGTGGGTCCTCTCAGCATTGGTCTCCTACCTGCCCCTCATGGGATGGACTTGCTGTCCCAGTCCCTGCTCTGAGCTTTTCCCCCTGATCCCCAATGACTATCTGCTGGGCTGGCTCCTGTTCATTGCCATCCTCTTCTCTGGCATCATCTACACCTATGGGCATGTCCTCTGGAAGGCCCATCAGCATGTAGCCAGATTAGCTGAACACCAGGACCAAGACAGGCAGGTGCCAAGAATAGCCCGGATGAGGCTGGATGTGAGGTTGGCCAAGACCCTGGGGGTGGTGCTGACTGTGCTCGTCATATGCTGGTTCCCAGCGCTGGCTCTCATGGTCTACAGCCTGACCACAACTCTAAATGACCAGGTCAAGAAGATCTTCGCCTTCTGCTCCGTGCTCTGCCTTGTCAACTCCATGGTCAACCCCATCATCTATGCCCTGCGGAGTGGGGAGATCCGCTCCTCCGCCCACCACCGCCTGGCCCGCTGGAAGAAGCGCCTGAGGGGCCTCGGGcttgaagggaaagaagaggccCCGAAGTCCTCAGTCACTGAGACAGAGGTTGATGTGAAAATCACCCAGTGGCCAGATTCCAGAGGTCTATCCTGCTCTGACCGCGGATGA
- the FUCA1 gene encoding tissue alpha-L-fucosidase translates to MKSSEMKARAAGVGVLLLRLLLLLHPALLAARSALSTPPPAGAQRRYTPDWPSLDSRPLPGWFDEAKFGVFLHWGVFSVPAWGSEWFWWHWKGEGRPQYQRFMSDNYPPGFSYADFGPQFTTRFFHPDSWADLFQAAGAKYVVLTTKHHEGYTNWPSPVSWNWNSVDVGPHRDLVGELGAAIRKRNIRYGLYHSLLEWFHPLYLLDKKNGFKTQHFVSAKTMPELYDLVNRYKPDLIWSDGEWESPDTYWNATYFLSWLYNDSPVKDVVVVNDRWGQNCSCHHGGYYNCQDKFKPKSLPDHKWEMCTSIDKYSWGYRRNMVMSDITTEFEIISELIQTVSLGGNYLLNVGPTKDGLIVPIFQERLLAVGKWLSINGEAIYASKPWRVQLENNMTSVWYTSKGSTVYAIFLNWPEDGVLSLKSPITTSTTQIVMLGIQKDLKWSTDPVEGLLILLPQLPPSALPAEFAWTVKLTGVK, encoded by the exons ATGAAGTCTTCCGAGATGAAGGCGCGGGCGGCGGGGGTCGGCGTCCTGCTGCTGcggttgctgctgctgctgcatccCGCGCTCCTGGCAGCCCGGTCGGCGCTCAGCACTCCGCCGCCCGCCGGGGCTCAGCGCCGCTACACCCCGGACTGGCCGAGTCTGGACTCCCGGCCGCTGCCGGGCTGGTTCGACGAGGCCAAGTTCGGGGTGTTCCTGCACTGGGGCGTGTTCTCGGTGCCGGCCTGGGGCAGCGAGTGGTTCTGGTGGCACTGGAAGGGCGAGGGGCGGCCGCAGTACCAGCGCTTCATGAGCGACAACTACCCGCCCGGCTTCAGCTACGCCGACTTCGGGCCGCAGTTCACGACGCGCTTCTTCCACCCAGACAGCTGGGCGGACCTCTTCCAGGCCGCCGGGGCCAA GTATGTGGTCCTGACCACAAAGCATCACGAAGGCTACACAAACTGGCCGAGTCCTGTGTCTTGGAACTGGAACTCTGTGGATGTGGGGCCCCATCGTGATTTGGTTGGTGAGCTGGGAGCAGCCATCCGGAAGAG GAACATACGCTATGGACTCTATCACTCGCTCTTAGAATGGTTCCATCCCCTCTACCTACTTGATAAGAAAAATGGCTTCAAAACACAGCATTTTGTCAGTGCGAAAACAATGCCAGAGCTATACGACCTTGTTAACAG GTACAAACCTGACTTGATTTGGTCTGATGGAGAGTGGGAAAGTCCTGATACGTACTGGAACGCGACGTATTTCCTGTCTTGGCTCTACAACGATAGCCCAGTCAAG GATGTGGTGGTAGTAAATGATCGATGGGGTCAGAACTGTTCCTGTCACCATGGAGGATACTACAACTGCCAAGATAAATTCAAGCCAAAGAGCTTGCCAGATCACAAGTGGGAGATGTGCACCTCCATCGACAAGTACTCCTGGGGCTATCGTCGCAACATGGTGATGTCTGACATTACAACTGAATTTGAGATCATTTCG GAACTGATTCAGACAGTAAGTTTGGGAGGCAACTATCTTCTCAACGTTGGACCAACTAAAGATGGCCTGATTGTCCCCATCTTCCAAGAAAGGCTCCTTGCTGTTGGGAAGTGGCTGAGCATCAATGGGGAGGCTATCTATGCCTCTAAACCATGGAGGGTACAACTGGAAAACAACATGACGTCTGTGTG gtATACCTCAAAAGGATCAACTGTTTATGCCATTTTCCTGAACTGGCCAGAAGATGGAGTCTTAAGCCTTAAATCCCCCATAACTACCTCGACTACACAG ATAGTGATGCTGGGAATCCAAAAAGATCTGAAGTGGTCCACAGATCCAGTTGAAGGTCTCCTCATTCTTCTGCCCCAGTTACCAccctctgctctcccagctgaGTTTGCTTGGACTGTGAAGCTGACAGGAGTGAAGTGA